A region from the Variovorax paradoxus genome encodes:
- a CDS encoding YidB family protein produces the protein MGMLDSVLGQVLGGAAQQQQPQGGGIGGMGDLGGLAGALGGLLANNGGAGGLGGLVSKFEQAGLGDVIGSWIGKGENQPVSGGQLQDALGSDTIASIASKLGINAQTLLPMLATMLPALIDQLTPHGKVPEQGLDNPNDLLGMLGGLLQNRQP, from the coding sequence ATGGGAATGCTCGATTCGGTACTCGGCCAGGTTCTCGGGGGCGCTGCCCAGCAGCAGCAGCCGCAAGGCGGCGGCATCGGGGGGATGGGAGATCTGGGCGGCCTCGCTGGCGCGCTGGGCGGTCTGCTGGCCAACAACGGCGGCGCGGGCGGCCTGGGAGGGCTGGTCTCGAAATTCGAGCAGGCCGGCCTGGGCGACGTGATCGGCTCCTGGATCGGCAAGGGAGAAAACCAGCCCGTGTCCGGCGGCCAGCTGCAGGACGCGCTGGGCAGCGACACCATCGCCAGCATCGCCTCCAAGCTCGGCATCAATGCGCAAACGCTGCTGCCGATGCTGGCCACCATGCTGCCGGCGCTCATCGACCAGCTCACGCCGCACGGCAAGGTGCCGGAGCAAGGCCTGGACAACCCGAACGACCTGCTGGGTATGCTCGGCGGCCTGCTCCAGAACAGGCAGCCCTGA
- a CDS encoding MFS transporter, which produces MNRNLWLLAICQGLFLTNNVTFIAINGLVGLSIAPRGWMATLPVMGYVVGGALTTGLVARTQQRFGRRGSFQIGLAVALGAALLCAFAAVSKNFWLLCLATVVAGYYNANAGLYRFAAAELAAPAWREKAVSLVMAGGLIGAVAGPNLAAATREVFAVPFAGAYIALAAVALLSMAIMRFIEFPATLTRQQALGGRPLSEIMRQPVFIVAAAAGALGYGVMNLLMAATPIAMQICSLPFSDAALVLEWHVIGMFAPGFFTGHLIRRFGALPVMGVGLVLNFGCIAIALSGVELQHFLVALCLLGVGWNFLFTGSTTLSLTAYTAEERDRAQGALNFCVFATLALTSFASGVLVTTQGWQLLNYGSLVPVVLTGAALLWLAQTRRREAAASA; this is translated from the coding sequence ATGAACCGCAACCTCTGGCTGCTCGCCATCTGCCAGGGCCTGTTCCTGACCAACAACGTCACCTTCATTGCCATCAACGGGCTGGTGGGCCTGAGCATCGCGCCGCGCGGCTGGATGGCCACGCTGCCGGTCATGGGCTATGTGGTGGGCGGCGCGCTCACCACCGGGCTGGTGGCGCGCACGCAGCAGCGCTTCGGGCGGCGCGGGTCGTTCCAGATCGGACTGGCGGTGGCGCTGGGAGCGGCCTTGCTGTGCGCGTTCGCGGCCGTCTCGAAGAATTTCTGGCTCTTGTGCCTGGCCACGGTGGTGGCGGGCTACTACAACGCCAACGCCGGTCTCTATCGCTTTGCCGCCGCGGAGCTCGCGGCACCGGCCTGGCGCGAAAAGGCGGTGTCGCTGGTGATGGCCGGCGGTTTGATCGGCGCGGTGGCGGGGCCCAACCTGGCGGCCGCCACGCGCGAAGTGTTCGCCGTGCCGTTCGCGGGCGCCTACATCGCACTGGCGGCGGTGGCGCTGCTGTCGATGGCGATCATGCGCTTCATCGAGTTTCCCGCCACGCTCACGCGCCAGCAGGCGCTGGGCGGACGGCCGCTGTCGGAGATCATGCGCCAGCCGGTGTTCATCGTGGCAGCCGCGGCGGGCGCGCTGGGCTATGGCGTGATGAACCTGCTGATGGCCGCCACGCCCATTGCGATGCAGATCTGCAGCCTGCCTTTTTCCGATGCCGCGCTGGTGCTCGAATGGCATGTGATCGGCATGTTCGCGCCGGGCTTCTTCACCGGCCACCTCATTCGCCGCTTCGGCGCGCTGCCGGTGATGGGCGTGGGACTGGTGCTCAACTTCGGCTGCATCGCCATCGCGCTGTCGGGCGTGGAGCTGCAGCACTTCCTCGTGGCGCTGTGCCTGCTGGGCGTGGGGTGGAATTTCCTGTTCACGGGCAGCACCACGCTCTCGCTCACGGCCTACACCGCGGAAGAGCGCGACCGGGCGCAGGGCGCGCTCAATTTCTGCGTGTTCGCGACGCTCGCGCTGACCTCGTTCGCCTCGGGCGTGCTGGTCACGACGCAGGGCTGGCAGCTGCTGAACTACGGTTCGCTGGTGCCGGTGGTGCTCACGGGCGCGGCGCTGCTGTGGCTCGCGCAGACGCGCCGGCGCGAGGCTGCCGCGAGCGCCTGA